A genomic region of [Eubacterium] eligens ATCC 27750 contains the following coding sequences:
- a CDS encoding flagellin N-terminal helical domain-containing protein: MVVQHNMAAMNANRMLSGVSSAQSKSTEKLSSGYRINRAADDAAGLSISEKMRSQIRGLNKASDNAQDGISLIQTAEGALNESHSILQRMRELSVQAANGTETDDDREAVQNEIEQLQSELTRISDTTEFNTMKLLDGSQSGSKVQASVSKSADAMLTTEPATTGKSVSAALTNTADGTESTYAVTVMDKDGNASTTTVKFTAGADEEADANAIIKALKDTDLADKFDMTYATGDKTITFTSKEEGVSSNVVLTQLGTAKAAAATVTPGTDAYSKLSKDYAAYDGSGNIEDAIFTVNGQKFAYVTDATKLGDDYKDVNYIETAAATIDPAEAAKMAKLINSKTGISAEADKNGNISLKAGSSNTGKGIELQIGANEGQTMSFTLDDMSADALGVGVGKVDLSKQETAKTATTTIDAAIKKISKARGQMGAVQNRLEHTINNLDTASENMQTAESRIRDTDMAEEMVNYSKNNILAQAGQSMLAQANQSNQGVLTLLQ, encoded by the coding sequence ATGGTAGTACAACACAATATGGCAGCTATGAATGCTAACAGAATGCTCAGCGGAGTTTCATCTGCACAGTCAAAGTCAACAGAGAAGTTATCTTCAGGTTACAGAATTAACCGTGCAGCTGATGATGCTGCAGGACTTTCAATCTCAGAAAAGATGAGAAGCCAGATCAGAGGTCTTAATAAGGCATCTGATAATGCACAGGATGGTATTTCACTTATCCAGACAGCAGAAGGTGCTTTGAATGAATCACACTCAATCCTTCAGAGAATGAGAGAGCTTTCAGTACAGGCAGCTAACGGAACTGAGACAGATGACGATAGAGAGGCAGTACAGAACGAAATCGAGCAGCTTCAGAGCGAGCTTACAAGAATCTCTGATACAACAGAGTTCAATACAATGAAGTTACTTGATGGTTCACAGTCAGGAAGCAAGGTACAGGCTTCTGTAAGTAAGAGCGCAGATGCTATGCTTACAACTGAGCCTGCAACAACAGGTAAATCAGTATCAGCAGCACTTACAAATACTGCAGATGGTACAGAGTCAACATATGCTGTAACAGTTATGGATAAAGATGGCAATGCTTCTACAACAACTGTTAAATTTACAGCTGGAGCTGATGAAGAAGCGGATGCAAATGCAATTATTAAGGCATTGAAAGATACAGATTTAGCAGATAAGTTTGACATGACATATGCTACAGGAGATAAAACAATTACATTCACTTCTAAAGAAGAAGGTGTATCATCAAATGTTGTGTTAACACAGCTGGGTACAGCTAAGGCTGCTGCTGCAACTGTAACACCAGGTACAGATGCTTATTCTAAGTTAAGTAAAGATTATGCGGCATATGATGGATCTGGTAATATTGAAGATGCAATCTTTACTGTTAATGGACAGAAATTTGCGTATGTTACAGATGCAACTAAATTAGGTGATGATTATAAGGATGTTAACTATATTGAAACAGCAGCTGCTACAATAGACCCTGCAGAAGCGGCTAAGATGGCTAAATTAATCAACTCAAAGACTGGTATTAGTGCTGAAGCAGATAAAAATGGAAATATTAGCTTAAAGGCAGGTTCATCTAATACAGGCAAGGGTATTGAACTCCAGATTGGTGCTAACGAAGGTCAGACAATGAGCTTCACTCTTGACGACATGAGCGCTGATGCACTTGGCGTAGGTGTTGGTAAAGTAGATTTAAGTAAGCAGGAAACTGCTAAGACAGCTACAACAACTATCGATGCAGCTATTAAGAAGATATCTAAGGCAAGAGGTCAGATGGGTGCCGTTCAGAACAGACTTGAGCACACAATCAACAACCTTGACACAGCTTCTGAGAATATGCAGACAGCTGAATCTCGTATCCGTGATACAGATATGGCTGAAGAAATGGTTAACTACAGCAAGAACAACATCTTAGCTCAGGCTGGACAGTCTATGCTTGCTCAGGCTAACCAGTCTAACCAGGGTGTTCTTACACTCCTTCAGTAA
- a CDS encoding class I SAM-dependent methyltransferase, with amino-acid sequence MNKAYERETEMWNQVFKECTPVDLRTLDLQVETMFDEALKLFAQKTTNVLDFGCGTGDISFQYLQYQPTHKVLGIDASKTGIEFATETARLSDYKTATFLEGTDHTVKQLEENSFDGVILSNVLDVMPKDVSKEVVEDLERVLKPGGYWFIKMNPYYSKEELESFGYENMGNNIYEENHIMRLRQATTNYWKERFARFGKEIIYLEFEYPWQEGMNRLFVYQS; translated from the coding sequence ATGAACAAGGCATATGAGCGAGAAACAGAAATGTGGAATCAGGTATTTAAGGAATGTACACCTGTGGATTTAAGAACTTTAGATTTACAAGTTGAAACAATGTTTGACGAAGCGTTAAAGCTGTTTGCACAAAAAACAACAAATGTATTAGATTTTGGCTGTGGTACAGGAGATATTTCTTTTCAATATTTGCAGTATCAGCCTACACACAAAGTTTTAGGAATTGATGCTTCAAAAACGGGCATTGAATTTGCAACTGAAACAGCAAGATTAAGTGATTATAAAACGGCAACTTTTCTTGAAGGTACAGACCATACGGTAAAGCAATTAGAAGAAAATTCATTTGATGGAGTGATATTATCAAATGTGTTGGATGTAATGCCCAAAGATGTGTCAAAGGAGGTAGTTGAAGATTTAGAACGGGTATTGAAGCCTGGTGGATATTGGTTTATTAAAATGAATCCGTATTATTCAAAAGAAGAACTGGAAAGTTTCGGATATGAGAATATGGGAAATAACATTTATGAAGAGAATCATATTATGAGACTAAGACAGGCTACAACAAATTACTGGAAAGAAAGATTTGCACGTTTTGGAAAGGAAATTATTTATCTGGAATTTGAGTATCCGTGGCAGGAGGGAATGAATCGTCTGTTTGTTTATCAGAGTTAA
- a CDS encoding helix-turn-helix transcriptional regulator produces the protein MEHDIGCKIKAARIEKKLTQEQVAELLGVSRQTISNWENEKSYPDIISVIKMSECYDVSLDYLLKGEQKMKSYYDYLEESTNVVKSNANRNKIITILSYLLIWAFAMIVFWFFTSGSDAMGYSLMFLWFILPISTFIVSIVIGKNNFWGKGKWAFTLFFGVMYMLAEYGTFKMANNIAFNKLNAPDLGMIVAGAIIAAIGMLVGSLWNKKRHNQKNK, from the coding sequence ATGGAGCATGATATTGGATGCAAAATCAAGGCAGCCCGAATTGAAAAAAAGCTGACGCAAGAACAGGTTGCCGAATTGTTGGGTGTGAGTCGTCAGACCATCTCAAATTGGGAAAATGAAAAATCCTATCCAGATATTATCAGCGTCATTAAAATGAGCGAATGCTACGATGTTTCTCTTGACTATCTATTGAAAGGAGAACAAAAAATGAAAAGCTATTATGATTATCTTGAAGAAAGTACGAATGTTGTGAAAAGCAATGCCAACAGAAACAAGATTATTACGATTCTCTCCTATCTCTTGATTTGGGCGTTTGCAATGATAGTGTTCTGGTTTTTTACAAGTGGAAGCGACGCTATGGGTTACAGTTTGATGTTTCTTTGGTTTATTCTTCCTATATCCACATTTATTGTATCTATTGTTATTGGTAAAAATAACTTTTGGGGAAAAGGAAAATGGGCATTCACTCTTTTCTTTGGCGTAATGTATATGCTTGCTGAATATGGCACATTCAAAATGGCAAACAACATTGCTTTTAACAAACTGAATGCCCCTGACTTGGGAATGATTGTAGCCGGAGCAATAATCGCTGCAATCGGTATGTTGGTAGGTTCACTGTGGAATAAGAAGCGCCACAATCAAAAAAATAAGTAA
- a CDS encoding Mrp/NBP35 family ATP-binding protein, whose amino-acid sequence MSENCSGSCSSCSSDCESRKGPQILRNANNGKVKKVIAVVSGKGGVGKSLVTSMLAVKANKDGKKSAILDADITGPSIPKSFGLTERVTCNEDGTVMYPETSKNGIKVMSLNLLMEKETDPVIWRGPVIAGVVKQFWEDVDWDETDCMFVDCPPGTGDVPLTVFQSMPIDGIIIVTSPQDLVSMIVEKAINMAKLMNIPVIGIVENMSYFKCPDCGNIHYIYGKSKIDEVAAANDIKTVAKLPMDAKVAGLVDSGKAEELDVSALDGIFDAIMA is encoded by the coding sequence ATGAGCGAGAATTGTTCAGGAAGTTGCTCAAGCTGCAGTTCAGACTGCGAATCAAGAAAAGGACCACAGATATTAAGAAATGCCAATAATGGCAAAGTTAAGAAGGTTATAGCTGTTGTCAGTGGCAAGGGAGGTGTTGGTAAATCACTTGTCACATCAATGCTGGCAGTTAAAGCCAATAAGGATGGAAAGAAATCGGCAATACTTGATGCAGATATTACAGGACCATCTATTCCTAAGTCTTTTGGACTTACAGAAAGGGTAACATGTAATGAAGATGGAACTGTAATGTATCCTGAAACTTCAAAGAATGGCATTAAGGTTATGTCACTTAATCTTCTTATGGAAAAGGAGACTGACCCGGTTATATGGAGAGGACCTGTTATTGCGGGAGTTGTTAAGCAGTTCTGGGAAGATGTTGACTGGGATGAGACAGACTGTATGTTTGTTGACTGTCCTCCGGGAACAGGAGATGTTCCTCTTACAGTTTTCCAGTCTATGCCGATAGACGGAATTATTATTGTAACTTCACCACAGGATCTTGTTTCAATGATTGTGGAGAAGGCAATTAATATGGCTAAGCTTATGAATATTCCGGTTATTGGAATTGTAGAGAATATGTCTTATTTCAAATGTCCAGACTGCGGTAATATCCATTATATATACGGAAAGAGTAAGATTGATGAAGTGGCAGCAGCTAATGATATCAAGACTGTTGCAAAGCTTCCAATGGACGCAAAGGTAGCTGGACTTGTTGATTCAGGAAAGGCTGAGGAACTTGATGTGTCTGCATTAGATGGAATATTTGATGCAATTATGGCTTAA
- a CDS encoding DUF1643 domain-containing protein, with protein MESKKEQLITEVVYQGNHTYEIKKTIDGFKGDKAILIGLYPTVDGDNITKIDSTQLHLINHMKELGLNEVRIMNLYSEVFDRKPTTSQLTYDKENFEYITQAVNTAGEYKLIIAYGSSHSSNKTTNTLKKNLLEAISNSKAKDRVYQISSVAKF; from the coding sequence ATGGAAAGTAAGAAAGAACAGTTGATAACAGAAGTTGTCTATCAGGGAAATCATACATATGAGATTAAGAAAACGATAGACGGGTTTAAAGGTGACAAAGCAATTCTTATAGGTCTGTATCCGACAGTTGATGGAGATAACATTACAAAGATTGACAGTACACAGTTACATCTGATTAATCATATGAAAGAACTTGGATTAAATGAGGTAAGGATTATGAACCTGTATTCAGAAGTGTTTGACAGAAAGCCTACTACATCACAGCTGACATATGACAAGGAAAACTTTGAGTACATTACACAGGCTGTCAATACTGCAGGAGAATACAAGCTGATAATTGCATATGGCAGTTCACACAGCAGTAATAAGACTACTAATACTTTAAAGAAAAATCTGCTCGAAGCTATCAGTAATAGTAAGGCTAAGGACAGAGTATATCAGATAAGTTCAGTGGCGAAATTTTGA
- a CDS encoding MATE family efflux transporter produces the protein MANSQKGKIDMTTGHIMRNIILFAIPIIIGNVLQQLYTTVDALVIGKYCGDTSLAAVGTSSQPVEVLLCVFLGIGTGVSILISQYTGARESRKVVSVCGTSITFIYIIGIPIGILGWFAAPYILEFMKVPQDVWNAALIYTRVVFLGTLGNLGYNMNAGILRGLGDSKASLWFLVVSCVSNIVFDLLFVAGFGMDVAGAALSTSIAMFISWIVSIVYIRKKFPEIQFTFLPRRFSGTMMKDILAIGLPVGLNNSLYSLGHVALQTFNNSQGAIFMAGGAVAGRITGCSNIAITGLSSAATTFSGQNYGAKKYSRIKEGHWRIPLCSGLITLSCGLFFIMIHKPIIRFFSSDEMVLMYASRHVVVMLLSQWFFAIFNCIISIVNGTGKVRYTTIVNILMLWAVRIPSAYIINRYFDGTWVMLCFPISFSFGMFAMIGYYLFSPAWKEVMRMAEKNS, from the coding sequence ATGGCAAATTCACAAAAAGGCAAGATTGATATGACCACAGGTCATATCATGAGAAATATTATACTGTTTGCGATACCGATTATTATTGGAAATGTTTTGCAGCAGTTATATACTACGGTTGATGCACTTGTAATAGGTAAATACTGTGGTGATACATCTTTAGCTGCGGTAGGAACGAGTTCGCAGCCTGTTGAAGTATTATTATGTGTCTTTTTAGGAATAGGAACAGGTGTGTCTATTCTTATTTCACAATATACCGGGGCCAGGGAATCGAGAAAGGTTGTTTCAGTATGTGGAACTTCAATAACATTTATATATATTATAGGTATTCCGATTGGAATTCTTGGATGGTTTGCAGCACCGTATATTCTGGAATTTATGAAAGTGCCGCAGGATGTGTGGAATGCCGCATTAATCTATACAAGGGTTGTATTCTTAGGCACACTTGGTAATCTGGGGTATAATATGAACGCCGGAATTTTAAGAGGACTTGGAGACAGCAAGGCTTCGCTATGGTTTCTGGTTGTGTCATGTGTTTCTAATATAGTATTTGATTTATTGTTTGTTGCAGGTTTTGGAATGGATGTAGCCGGGGCAGCACTTTCTACAAGTATTGCCATGTTTATTTCATGGATTGTAAGTATTGTTTATATAAGAAAGAAGTTTCCAGAGATACAGTTTACATTTTTGCCGAGAAGATTCTCTGGAACAATGATGAAGGATATTCTGGCTATTGGCTTACCTGTTGGTCTTAACAATTCGCTTTATTCATTAGGACATGTTGCATTACAGACCTTTAATAACTCACAGGGTGCTATATTTATGGCAGGAGGTGCAGTAGCAGGAAGAATTACAGGATGCTCTAACATAGCAATTACCGGATTGTCTTCGGCGGCCACTACATTTTCAGGACAGAATTACGGTGCTAAGAAATACTCAAGAATTAAAGAAGGACACTGGAGAATTCCATTGTGTTCAGGTCTTATTACATTAAGTTGTGGATTGTTTTTCATAATGATACATAAACCTATAATACGTTTCTTTTCATCAGATGAAATGGTATTGATGTATGCGAGCAGGCATGTTGTTGTCATGCTGCTTTCACAGTGGTTTTTTGCTATCTTTAACTGTATAATATCTATTGTAAACGGAACCGGAAAGGTGCGTTATACTACAATTGTCAATATTCTTATGCTTTGGGCGGTCAGAATTCCAAGTGCCTATATTATTAACAGATACTTTGATGGAACATGGGTAATGTTGTGCTTCCCAATTTCTTTCAGTTTTGGAATGTTTGCAATGATAGGTTATTATCTGTTCTCGCCAGCATGGAAGGAAGTTATGAGAATGGCAGAAAAAAATTCATAA
- a CDS encoding Type 1 glutamine amidotransferase-like domain-containing protein → MKLFLCSHFSSVGSLIKEEIENKKVAFIPTASLREGYTGYVGSARKLFKKLGAIVTEIDISTEAYSTIQSVFEEADVIYFTGGNSFFLMDQLRKTGTDGLLKKELANGKLMIGESAGAIICAPSIQYIEQMDEKPEDYSQEDDAGIDLIDFYVLPHYLTAPFKKVTEKIMTEFSDLNLCPINNRQGIVIDGEDSKVICKD, encoded by the coding sequence ATGAAACTATTTTTATGTTCGCACTTTTCAAGTGTAGGAAGTCTGATAAAGGAAGAAATTGAAAATAAGAAAGTCGCATTTATTCCAACAGCTTCACTGCGTGAAGGCTACACCGGTTATGTCGGCTCGGCTCGAAAATTATTCAAAAAGTTGGGAGCAATCGTAACTGAAATTGATATTTCAACGGAGGCTTATTCAACGATACAGTCTGTTTTTGAAGAAGCAGATGTGATATATTTTACCGGCGGAAATTCTTTCTTTCTTATGGACCAGCTCCGTAAAACGGGAACTGATGGACTGCTGAAAAAGGAATTGGCAAATGGAAAATTGATGATCGGCGAGTCGGCAGGCGCAATTATATGCGCTCCAAGCATCCAATATATCGAGCAAATGGATGAAAAGCCGGAGGACTACTCACAAGAAGATGATGCAGGGATTGATTTGATTGATTTCTATGTTCTTCCGCATTATCTTACAGCACCATTTAAGAAAGTTACCGAGAAAATAATGACTGAGTTTTCGGATTTGAATCTATGCCCAATTAACAACCGTCAGGGAATTGTAATTGATGGTGAAGATTCAAAGGTTATTTGCAAAGACTAA
- a CDS encoding DUF5688 family protein, whose translation MDDKMNDVINEVQKKLGEEYEVKRVEVMKNNDTKLKGIQVRRKDMNVAKICYWTSESVDEIVAVINRSLFPKFDCEINLEKLKDRIVYTLVNADSNKSRLKTIPYRLLKGTDLAITYKLIIDIDFNATASSDVTNALIEHLGVTENDLYTFATKNTQKLYAPSIMSLTDIVSKIDNQSQEDVSNTPETIFVLTNFKKHFGASCILYPDVLKNFCIEKNMDGVYMIPSSVHEFLLLVMDKEYVNCGYVKQMIKEANRESLEKEDVLSDNLYYYNAVNDAVSIVE comes from the coding sequence ATGGATGACAAAATGAATGATGTGATTAATGAAGTGCAGAAAAAACTTGGAGAAGAATATGAGGTGAAAAGGGTTGAAGTTATGAAGAACAATGACACAAAACTGAAAGGAATTCAGGTCAGGAGAAAAGACATGAATGTTGCAAAGATATGTTACTGGACTAGTGAATCAGTTGACGAGATTGTAGCTGTGATTAATAGAAGCCTGTTTCCTAAGTTTGATTGTGAAATCAATTTGGAGAAGCTAAAAGACAGGATTGTCTATACATTGGTGAATGCTGATTCTAATAAGAGCAGACTAAAGACTATACCTTACAGGCTATTGAAAGGTACGGATTTAGCCATTACATATAAGCTAATCATTGATATTGATTTCAATGCTACGGCTTCATCAGATGTTACAAATGCATTGATAGAGCATTTGGGAGTTACGGAAAATGATTTGTATACATTTGCGACTAAGAATACTCAGAAACTCTATGCTCCGAGTATCATGTCGCTTACGGATATTGTATCAAAGATAGATAATCAGTCTCAGGAAGATGTCAGCAACACTCCTGAGACTATTTTTGTATTGACTAATTTCAAAAAGCATTTTGGGGCTTCATGTATCTTGTATCCAGATGTGTTGAAGAATTTCTGTATAGAGAAAAATATGGATGGTGTTTACATGATTCCGTCTTCTGTACATGAATTTCTGCTTTTGGTAATGGATAAGGAATATGTAAATTGTGGCTATGTTAAGCAAATGATTAAAGAAGCTAATAGAGAGAGCTTGGAGAAGGAAGATGTACTGTCTGACAATCTGTATTACTATAACGCCGTAAATGACGCTGTAAGCATTGTGGAATAG
- a CDS encoding GGDEF domain-containing protein: protein MRVFYGLIITAVILMIGACALKAYKKEGALARVVFLYELGAFICGIIFLVYTYVPGTTITVLCKGLIMASFDWLLILLMYYTQYYTGMFKGIVGVKVFMIAYSLLETVAFLINTWTRWIFDITYISDDQIIVQFAKGNVLGRLHYVFAYGIMLLLILSYIVMVERMSRFYRFRYFAILILLLAASLLDIMTTWSDSIYDMSMAAFGIMSILIYYLTYRYVPNELIENTFSLIIRDMNSGIICFDNAGRCIYCNGIVKEMYSITDNINEVEHNYASWLHTQTEHDNKKFRQTISVGDERRSIDISYNRVYDDKHNFICDYFIFNDRTEAVELLEYEKFRATHDNLTGLLNKEQFYEETANVVRNDRNHTYCLVCSNIKDFKLVNELFGIEKGDEIIKMQAGLIKASSESGYICGRIQNDRFAVCMPKDSFKNEIMQNSIVSMQDRFNNASFKIRVVVGVYDIEDVDEPVSNMCDKAFIASETIKNNYETNIAYYDDKLLKRTLEERRVISEFEGAIEKKEFKMFLQPQVNTHGKAYGAEALVRWQHPERGLLSPFFFIDILETTGLIYKLDMYMWECAAAKLSEWKKKGDTVHYISVNISTKDFYLIDVYEVITSIVKKYDIEPKMLKLEITETALMSDLKKNMEVIKSLRDYGFKIEIDDFGSGYSSLNMLKDISADVLKIDMAFLRATENEVKGQDILETIISLGGKLGMEVITEGVETDKQLIMLTEMGCHIFQGYYFSKPIPVEEFEQKYMNE, encoded by the coding sequence ATGAGAGTGTTTTATGGGCTTATTATTACGGCGGTAATTTTAATGATTGGGGCGTGTGCTTTAAAGGCATATAAAAAAGAGGGTGCACTGGCAAGAGTTGTGTTTTTATATGAGCTTGGTGCATTTATATGTGGGATAATATTTTTAGTGTATACATATGTTCCAGGAACCACCATTACAGTTCTGTGTAAGGGACTTATTATGGCGAGCTTTGACTGGCTTCTTATACTTCTTATGTATTATACCCAGTATTATACAGGCATGTTTAAGGGCATTGTGGGTGTAAAAGTTTTTATGATTGCATATTCGCTGCTTGAGACTGTTGCATTTCTGATTAATACATGGACGAGATGGATATTTGATATAACATATATATCGGATGACCAGATAATTGTCCAGTTTGCAAAAGGTAATGTTCTGGGCCGGTTACATTATGTATTTGCTTATGGCATTATGTTGCTGCTTATTTTAAGTTATATAGTAATGGTTGAGAGGATGTCAAGATTCTACAGATTCAGGTATTTTGCTATTCTCATATTATTATTAGCTGCATCTTTGCTTGATATAATGACTACGTGGTCTGATTCAATATATGACATGTCAATGGCTGCATTTGGCATCATGTCTATACTCATATATTATCTTACATACAGGTATGTTCCTAATGAGCTTATTGAGAATACATTTTCACTTATAATCAGGGATATGAATAGTGGAATTATATGCTTTGATAATGCTGGAAGATGTATATATTGTAATGGTATTGTTAAAGAAATGTATTCTATTACTGATAATATTAATGAAGTGGAGCATAATTATGCAAGCTGGCTTCATACTCAGACAGAGCATGATAATAAGAAATTCAGGCAGACAATCAGCGTGGGAGATGAGAGGAGAAGCATCGATATTTCATATAATCGTGTATATGATGATAAGCATAATTTTATATGTGATTATTTTATATTTAATGATCGTACGGAAGCTGTTGAGCTTTTAGAATATGAAAAGTTCAGAGCTACACATGATAATCTCACGGGACTTCTTAATAAGGAGCAGTTCTATGAGGAAACTGCCAATGTAGTGAGAAACGACAGGAATCACACATATTGTCTGGTGTGCAGCAATATTAAAGATTTTAAGCTTGTTAATGAGCTTTTTGGAATCGAAAAGGGTGATGAGATTATTAAAATGCAGGCGGGGCTTATCAAGGCTTCATCTGAAAGTGGCTATATATGTGGAAGAATCCAGAATGACAGATTTGCTGTGTGTATGCCGAAGGACAGTTTTAAGAATGAAATAATGCAGAATAGTATTGTAAGTATGCAGGACAGATTCAACAATGCATCATTTAAGATAAGGGTTGTAGTTGGTGTTTATGATATTGAAGATGTTGATGAGCCTGTAAGTAATATGTGTGATAAAGCATTTATTGCGAGCGAGACTATTAAGAATAATTATGAAACTAATATTGCATACTATGATGATAAGCTGTTAAAGAGAACTCTTGAAGAAAGAAGAGTTATCAGTGAGTTTGAAGGGGCAATTGAGAAGAAAGAATTTAAAATGTTTCTTCAGCCACAGGTTAATACTCATGGTAAGGCTTATGGAGCAGAGGCGCTTGTGCGCTGGCAGCATCCTGAGAGAGGGTTGCTGTCGCCATTCTTCTTCATTGATATTCTGGAGACTACAGGTCTTATATATAAGCTTGACATGTATATGTGGGAATGTGCAGCAGCTAAATTAAGTGAATGGAAGAAGAAGGGTGATACGGTTCATTATATCTCTGTAAATATATCTACTAAGGATTTTTATCTTATAGATGTATATGAGGTTATTACATCAATTGTCAAGAAATATGATATTGAACCTAAGATGTTAAAGCTAGAGATTACCGAGACAGCACTTATGTCTGATCTTAAGAAGAATATGGAGGTAATTAAGTCTCTCAGGGATTATGGATTTAAGATAGAGATTGATGATTTTGGAAGTGGATATTCTTCGTTGAATATGTTAAAAGATATAAGTGCAGATGTTCTTAAGATTGATATGGCATTCCTGCGTGCTACAGAGAATGAGGTTAAAGGACAGGATATTCTGGAGACTATTATTTCTCTTGGTGGAAAGCTTGGAATGGAAGTAATTACTGAAGGAGTAGAGACAGACAAACAGCTTATTATGCTGACAGAGATGGGGTGTCATATATTCCAGGGATATTATTTCTCAAAGCCTATACCAGTCGAAGAATTTGAACAAAAATACATGAATGAATAA
- a CDS encoding glycosyltransferase family protein, whose protein sequence is MKRLILFKGGVETLEFFTEQMAAVWEKMGCSVFWYNLMLQQASSSALVEFFKAHSSDEWYMFTFNFEGIAGEAGLYRDDGWNFWDWAGVKVVNVVVDHPLYYNKYIRKHPEKYIQLDIDEMHVAYMNRFFPEVHTEYMLTAGTELNYNRCIMPDKNYLSMKERPIDIIFTGNYTPKRILRKHLDNMDDEYIDFYEGVLSYLIDNPSETIDAAAENALRREFPDITDEQLVDCMPNMMYADLAVRFHYRELAIRALADSGLKIHTYGEGYNYIECNHHENIIEHGGVDSKVCLDMISQAKISLNVMPWFKMGAHDRVFNTMLNGGVALTDTSLFYENTFADGENVLFYSLEDLRDYEKSGYDACIAARITDKVKCALADTKHLQEIADSGYECCKGRHSWIERAVVIEKYFR, encoded by the coding sequence ATGAAAAGATTGATTTTATTTAAAGGCGGAGTAGAAACATTAGAATTCTTTACAGAGCAGATGGCTGCTGTATGGGAGAAGATGGGCTGCTCCGTTTTCTGGTATAATTTAATGTTACAGCAGGCCAGTTCTTCTGCACTGGTGGAATTTTTCAAGGCTCACAGCTCAGACGAGTGGTATATGTTTACATTTAACTTTGAAGGAATAGCAGGAGAAGCCGGTCTGTATCGTGATGATGGCTGGAATTTCTGGGACTGGGCAGGTGTTAAGGTTGTAAATGTGGTTGTAGATCACCCGCTTTATTACAACAAATATATCCGAAAGCACCCTGAAAAGTATATCCAGCTTGATATTGATGAAATGCATGTTGCATACATGAACAGGTTTTTCCCGGAAGTACATACTGAATATATGCTTACAGCCGGAACAGAGCTTAATTATAACAGATGTATAATGCCTGATAAGAATTACCTGTCAATGAAGGAAAGACCGATAGATATTATATTTACAGGTAATTACACTCCGAAAAGAATACTAAGGAAACATCTGGATAACATGGATGATGAGTATATAGATTTCTATGAGGGTGTGCTGTCATATCTGATAGACAATCCGTCAGAGACGATTGATGCGGCGGCGGAAAATGCGTTACGCAGGGAATTCCCTGATATTACAGATGAACAGCTTGTCGACTGCATGCCTAATATGATGTATGCAGACCTTGCTGTAAGATTCCACTACAGGGAGCTTGCAATAAGGGCACTGGCTGATTCAGGACTTAAGATTCATACTTATGGCGAAGGTTATAATTATATCGAATGTAACCACCATGAGAATATAATTGAGCATGGAGGTGTTGATTCCAAGGTGTGTCTTGATATGATTAGTCAGGCAAAGATTTCTCTTAATGTAATGCCATGGTTTAAGATGGGCGCACACGACAGAGTGTTTAATACTATGCTTAATGGAGGTGTTGCACTTACTGATACTTCGCTGTTTTATGAGAACACATTTGCAGATGGTGAAAATGTGTTGTTCTATTCACTTGAGGATTTAAGAGACTATGAAAAGTCGGGATATGATGCGTGTATTGCGGCACGAATTACGGATAAGGTTAAATGTGCATTAGCTGATACAAAACATTTGCAGGAAATCGCTGACAGCGGGTATGAATGCTGTAAGGGCAGACATAGCTGGATTGAGAGGGCTGTAGTGATTGAAAAGTATTTTCGTTAA